The nucleotide window aactcaattaaaagaaaaaaaaaatataagaaccgaattaaaaattttgtaaaattataggaactaacagaataattaaacctttacTTATAAGTAGGATATTGGTTCttgaagtgtttttttttttcttgtcccACTGAGGTCTGCTTCCCCTTCCTATGAAAATACTAGACACCCCTCTTATTTATTCATTACTAGTTAGTTCGGCCGCAATATCCTACACTCTCCTTTACTTATTCAGATACAGTTGtatttggtaaattaaattcttctctaaaataatgccaaaatttaattaattaatgtcaCATTTGAGAGTAACAACAAAATGTGACTTATCCGTCATAGCAGAGCAGAGAGTAcacagagaaaagagaaaatagttGAGCATAGGGGGTGAGAATACACAGGGTGGGATAGAGTTACATAATCCTCGAAGAAAGAATTGTTTAATCTGTTTAAGTGGACAAAGAGAGGAATGGGAAGATTCATTTGTTTGTTTTCATACAATATACTAGGTGCATTGAAAGCAATAAATGAAATGAATCGAATGTCAAGACGAAGTAGGATAAGAAGGATGCAAATAACAATAGTTCTTTTGTAGAAAGGCTTTTTGATCTACTCGGAAAAAGTTTTCTTGAAAAGTGTGCAGACAACAGGACCAATAACAAAAGGAATTTCTATTATTGAACACAACTACACCAAGGATGTTGAAGCACATAATGAACCAATGAAACTGTAGTGGGACATGGCGGCGGAGATAATGACACATGGTTCACAGGAGAAGGATCAAGATGAGGGCAGAATGGTCATTACCATGGCGGATTTGGATGAATGACAGGCTGGGAAGGTTAAGGGAGGACAGGCTGATGAAAGAGCGATGAAGGAGTATCCAAGAAACGGTTACCTGGGGTTATGGAAGGTTAAGGGAGGACATGctaatttgttgaatttaaaatctaatGTGGGCTGGTTGGCAGATAAGTAGTCCAATAGATCTATTCAGCATAACAAAGAGAAGCTATGGGATGTGGGCCAATACCGAATAAGCCCACCTGATGGAGCTAAGACTGGGGCTTTGGTGGGTCGGGTAAGCTTACCCAGACGACACCAAGAGGAGCTTGATACGGATAGGAGAGGATCACCATTTTTTAATAGAGAGGGGCATGGTTTTGGACGCAATGACGATACTATTGCAGTGACATGCGACGGCGAGTATTTAGTCTTGCGTCTCCATAAGGCTATGTTGGTGGCTGTCGCGAGGCATGTGACAGAGATATTGCGCCATTGAGGAGAGAAGGGTCGAAGGGTCTAACCTTTATGCAGGGGATGCAGAGGGTGCGACTCAATGTAGGGCCAATGAGACTGATAGGGGAGAGACAGTAAAAGAGACGAAAAGACTGACAGTCGATAACAGTAACTATATAAACTTCCAGACAAAATACGCTGATTAcatcaatatttttcttttaatttctcatttttgtttttttattcattcaaaCTCTCTTACAAAGAAActgtttttttatattcattccAACTCTCCCAAAGAAATTGGGAAAAGGAATAGAAAATCATGACTTAGAAGCAAAGAAAGATAAAAGTGGGATTAAACAAGATCCTTTTAAAAAGGCAGccacttttaattatttttattaatttagattaaatcATATTCTAAATTCATTTTAGGGATACAGTATTAGTTtgataaaaaatcaataaaattttattatttgtataattctattgataaattaattatataattatgttgataaattaattaaaaataatataaaattttaaatgaactaaattttacttaaaattttaaatcatttgtATAATTATGTTGATAAATATTGGAAGAACAAATttcacttaaaattttaaattattatttataatatatggttccataaatatttttgtaagactcaaaataaaattgaaattagaacTAGTACTAGAGATGCTCTAATTAcagttaattataattataatagtgcattttaaataaaataatactttattttaaataaaaattatacgaATGTTTTTACGATACTACTTGTGTACTTTCACTTATTTCAACGGTTTAAAGACATAAACTAATagtattctatttttaaaaccGTCCATCTTTCATGTTATATAAAACCgtcaatcttttttattatttgaaatattttatttttaagagtttgttctaatttaaattattaatattttttattattttcaaaaaatatatttttatatttacaaatatatatatatattgtttacaCGGTAAACGagataattgaaaaaatttacgtataataaagtaaatttattagtaaaaatattaacctaaaaatatattaatattttgaagTTTGAATCATATAATTTGAACCgagaatttgatttaattaataagGTTCAATATataaacttttattaaaatcaaaccaaaaaCAAATCATGATTTAAGAGTTGGGACAGGAGCAACTTCAATAGAAGACATAATAAACGTCTTCATTTAAGTGGTGGCCTTTAAAAAAAGTATGAATCTTTCCCTTTTATCATCCCTCTCTTTAGGTTCTGTTGGTATATATAATGCGAACTATTCTTTTATTGAGATGAAATGATTTTCATATCACTGATGTGCATAGTTTTTATTTCTCTCCCTTTAAGACTCCTTGTTCTTCCTTCTCTATTTCAATTCTTCTTGAGTTCTGTATTTCATGTATTCAAGCTTAAAAAGCTTTCATTGTCAATGATAAGTTAGATGCTTAAAGAGTGTAAATGTGTAACTTGTCATATAGAATTCTACTTTATATATATGTCAATATGTGTATGTGTGTTTTCCAGTATATACGTAAGAAGTAAGAACATATATTTATGGTTATAAATAGAAGCATCACCTTAACTTATCAGGCCAATGCTAAAAATATTAAGAGTTTAGGACTCTTGGAGGCAATcatcttcttttcctctttggtCATACACTCTTTGGACTGATTGGGCTGAGGTTACGGTATTTGGAGGTTGGCTTTTTCTATTGGGTTTGAAGCTAAAGATGTATCATGGCAAGATAACCGAGCCCAAAGAAGAACCCGGAACCGAACACGCACCCACACCCACACCCAACCCGACCCGGAACCCACCTAGAACCCAATCTAACCTATCCTGCTCACTGATCCCTTCGATGCTAATCTCTGCCTTCTCCTTCTACTGATCCGCTTGTGCCCGAGGGTTCCTCTCGTCGTCGTGCTCCTCCTCGGTCTCCTTCCGTCCAGGTTGCTGCAAGCCTCACGTGGGACCCTTCCTGCTCCATCCTCACAGCGGCGCTGCTGAAACCGCGATTTGTGATGCGCCTTCCTTCCACCAAAGATCCATAGGTAAATTCCAGCTCCATGATCTTTCCAAGTGAAACTGCAATTTGGGATCCATCCTGCTAGTTCTTCAACACTATTCCACATTTGCAACCAAATGCAAACGATGCTGAGTATCATCAAATCACGCCCCTTTAACCCCTTGTTTCGCTTCATCTCTCTCCTCCCAACCGCCACCACTACACCACACTCATTCTCCACCTCACCATCCAAAACCCCACTCCAGAACCAATTCGAGACATGGATCAACCATCTCAAACCGGGCTTCACCCCTTCCGACGTCCACCGAGCCCTGCAGGCTCAATCAGACCCAGACCTCTCCCTCGACATCTTCCGCTGGACGGCCCAACAGCGCAACTACACCCACACTcacctcacctacctcaccgTCATCAAACAACTCATCGCCGGCCGCCGCTACCGTCAAGCCGAAACTCTAATCCACGAGGTCATCGCCGGCGCCTGCGACCCCTCTGTCGAGCTCTACAACGCCGTCATCCGCTTCTGCTGCGGCCGCAAGTTCCTCTTCAGCCTCGCCTTCGACGTCTATAAGAAGATGCTCAGGTCGGAGGATTCCAAACCCACTCTCGAAACCTATTCTCTTTTGTTCAATTCACTTCTTAGAAGGTTCAATAAGCTCAATGTTTGTTACGTTTACTTGCATTCTGTGAGGTCCATGACTAAGCAAATGAAGGCCAATGGTGTTATTCCTGATACTTTTGTCCTCAACATGATAATTAAAGCTTATTCCAAGTGTTTGGAGCTTGATGAGGCCATTAAGGTTTTTCGCGACATGGGCTTGTATGGCTGTGAGCCGAATGCATATAGTTATGGATATATTGCAAAAGGTTTGTGTGAGAAGGGTAGGGTAAATCAGGGATTTAAGTTCTTTGTGGAGATGAGGGATAAGGGTTTTGTGCCAAGTGCGAGTACTTATGTGATAATCGTTTGCAGTCTTGCCATGAATCGGAGGTTTGAGGATGCCATTGAGGTTCTGTTTGATATGTTGGAGAACTCTAAGTCCCCTGATCACTTGACTTATAAGACTGTCCTGGAGGGATTGTGTCGCGAGGGGAGAGCTGACGGGGCTTTTGATCTGCTTGATGAGTGTAGGAAGAGGGATGTTAACATGAATGAAAAGATGTACAAGGCTTTGTTGAGAGAATTGCACTATATTTGCAGGGAGGGGGAGTAGATACTGTGCTTCTTGTTCCTTTTGTCTCCAAATGCATAAGTTGTCGAATTCAGTTATAGGGAGTGATTGAAACTTCTTAAAATGCTGATTAAGTGGAACATCTTGCTTTGAAAATTTCTCGTAACTTCTTTTGAAGTGAAATCCCTTCCATCGAGTTACAATATTTGCTCTGGTGATGATGATATTGCAGAAGGGTATGATCATGTTATGTAAACTACGGCTTACACGCTTGCATAATTGCTTACCCCCGTTGAGGCAAATATTGGTAAGTAATTCCGATCCATGTTCTTGCTGTACAAGTTTCCTATAAGTACTTTTTTGAACGAGAATCTTATGATACCATTTAATGGACTCTATCAAGTATTCATCAGAAtggtttttgtttcaaaaactgATATGAGATGTAGCTTAGAAGTTGAATCTTGTCTTTTGCTATATCAGATACAAAGTTGTATATTTAAAAACCGGatctttttttcaataattgttttggTTGAGGGAAGTCACTTAGTCACCTTGTGAAGATGACTGATCAAGACATTGTGTGTTTGAAATCCAAATAAAACACAGACTTACGAGCCTAATATTGCATCATAGTATCTTTGGACAAAGCATCTAAAGTTGTCAACAATCCTTATTCATAAAACGTATTGTCAACTAAATACAATAGCACACAACTAAAAGTAAAGCTGGTGGACATTCATTTGGATAACCGCATCGCACAAATTACAATGATCTCGAAACTTTGGAAATTGAATTTTCAAAGTTCTCATCATCAATCTTCTCAGAACTCAAGCTTGCTGCAatgaaagatttgaaaatcatttCTATGTAGGGAGCTTCCTTCGTAAGTCGCTGGATAGAATTTCTGTGCACAGACAAAACCATAGATGAACGACAATATGGGAAGAGGAATCAACAATGAGGCATAGTAGAACTTTTGCGGCCCAAAGTACACAAGCATGGTAACTTCGTAGAGTATCAAAGATGCTAGTATACGGTTACGTATGTGGGGCCATACATAGTTAACATATATAAACAGAAAGATTGCTAATTGTAATTGATGAGGTATCAAAGTAAAGTGGTACGTATACCTAACATGCATACCGTGATGTTTCCCATTGTTAACTTTTGAAGGTCATCCACAACTGTGCGATTGTAATGACTTGTTAGTGACTCCTTCATCACACGTTCATCGGTGACAGCAGCAGAAAGAAGTACCGGTAGCAGAATCACGGCAGATAAAAGCAGGATACTCAGCACTTGAGAAGAAACAGTAATCACAAACACACTAATTACTcaacttttaattttagaattatatataatattttttaaactgtGATAACTTTATAATGAAGATATAGACCAatgtaaagaaaataataaaagatttcataattttattataaaaaatttacaaatttttgCCATTGAGAAGCGGATTTAACTAAAGAGTGTTCTAAGAATATACATTGTAGACTAGTAGAAATTTTTTGCtctttcaataaataaaaaatagaaaaggtaaagacaaaaaaatggaaaaatcaCACCATGACTGATTTCATTACTTCAAAGGGTGATCTCGTTGAAGTCACACTAAAATGACTCAGAAATCTAAGACActtgaaaaatgataaattaaatactgAGTGTTCAAAATATCATCGTTGTTACTGAAATATAAAAGCATGAGGTGCGGTGAGTGGATGTATGTAATGGACAGAGTGTGAAAGTAAAATAGAGAGAGAAAGCAGTGCtgagaaaaatgaagtaaaCAGCAGTCCCGACCACAGAGATGGCAATAACATCCCTCTCGGAGGTAAGCAAGGCCACCTTCATCCAAACGAAAGGGTTGCATGACTTGTTTTGGAGCAACTTGCTGACTGCCTTCTTCTGTATGGTAGCTGGAATAAAGATCTCCTTCGTTTTTTATCACAAAAGGGGAGTATTAGATAGAACATCCTTAATTAGTTGCCTAAATTACTTTTGATTTAGGTATGTTTTATAAGTTTAATTCATATGtcggaagttctaggattgtcttCGGCTTTCTCGAAACATTATATGTTAGAGATGTAGGCACTGTTACCATGTTGAGAATCTCTAGTTTTCACCCCATATATATTTTGTGCCTTTTAGATACAGGACGTGAGGCACCTCGATGAGGCACTTTGGGAGCTTCTTGCACCGAAGATTTTTTGCATTTTGGGACTTTACTTTTGGCTATTATGTTTTTATGTAGATACTTATTATCTCCATCATTtatgtatatgatgttttgTCACCCTTAGAGGTGATTTTGGAGAAACATGTTCTGTAAAGTTACGCTAACGTTAACGTGAGTGTTGCGCCTTTTTGATTTAACACTTTTGCTTTAACTTTttcaaaggctcctagataAATCTTCGTTTAaattatacttatatatataattctactTTTAAAAGTCGTAATACTCCACCACTtctattttatgacttaagcataatattctgtgtggtagggtgttacagtaaTCAACGGACTGCACAAATATCTGCATTTTCTCCTTCTAGTAGGTATAGTTCTTGCCATCGAAGAAAGGAGGTCTGTTGTTGGACAGTGAGTGTGTAAGCCACAACGTTTGCACcaatattattggttattagATCTCTGCTCCAAGCTGTGAAGCTTGATTCCTTGAGATCGGActcttgataccaattgaaggttatCAACAGCCTAGAAAAGGGGGTTGAATTTATGGcctcttttaaaatttgtacaCTTAAACTTCAAACTAGATTTAGAACAGAGTTGGTGTTGAGTCTACAAAGTTAAAAATATAGGAGacaattttgttttgtctcTTCTCGATTGACCAATTTGAATATTCTGAGTTATTGTGACTTCTATAAGATAGATTAAGGAGACAGTTTCATTTCTCATAtcgaatgaaaaacaaaaatagaacaGAGAAAAAAATGACACAGTCATATATCCTGATTCAACCACCTTGTGCAATATCGCCTACATGCAGTCTCCAACAGAATTGTGGTAGAATTTTCATCATTGTTATCAAAGATTATGTACACCGATTTCCAAGGATTCAACCCAATCCTATCAAGGACAAACCAAACTTCTACCAAAACTAGCTTTGGTTAAGTTCACTCCTAAACTTTCAACCACTAAGTGCTCACCCAACTTAGTAAGAAAATCATCTCAGGATCATGAATACAAAACAGAAATACATGCAAAAAGTTTGAAATAATTTCTGGCTTTTTTCTAAGATTACTCTCTTTTGCCTTTTCTCTTAATGGCTTTTACTAATACctcacatattttattttttacatttattaaagaaataaagaaggaTAAAACTGAAGAACAGAAAATTTAATGTAAAACcataaaagagaagaaggtaTAGCTTGAAAGCTATAAAGATCCAAACAATGTGCTCACTCTTCTTACTTCAATTTTTGACcgtttatacttttaaataaaagtaaagctTCTAAGATTTGAGTTTGGTTGAACATCTTtgactttgtttttcttttg belongs to Arachis duranensis cultivar V14167 chromosome 8, aradu.V14167.gnm2.J7QH, whole genome shotgun sequence and includes:
- the LOC107462834 gene encoding pentatricopeptide repeat-containing protein At3g25210, mitochondrial encodes the protein MQTMLSIIKSRPFNPLFRFISLLPTATTTPHSFSTSPSKTPLQNQFETWINHLKPGFTPSDVHRALQAQSDPDLSLDIFRWTAQQRNYTHTHLTYLTVIKQLIAGRRYRQAETLIHEVIAGACDPSVELYNAVIRFCCGRKFLFSLAFDVYKKMLRSEDSKPTLETYSLLFNSLLRRFNKLNVCYVYLHSVRSMTKQMKANGVIPDTFVLNMIIKAYSKCLELDEAIKVFRDMGLYGCEPNAYSYGYIAKGLCEKGRVNQGFKFFVEMRDKGFVPSASTYVIIVCSLAMNRRFEDAIEVLFDMLENSKSPDHLTYKTVLEGLCREGRADGAFDLLDECRKRDVNMNEKMYKALLRELHYICREGE